A genomic segment from Tindallia californiensis encodes:
- the tsaD gene encoding tRNA (adenosine(37)-N6)-threonylcarbamoyltransferase complex transferase subunit TsaD produces MHLAKDKRLIYPPKGWITLGIETSCDETAVSLVQDGRKVLSNMIASQIPEHRKFGGVVPEVASRYHLECIHQVVEEALTKSGKTLKDIHQIAVTYGPGLVGALLVGVAYGKAMAYALEVPLNGVHHIEGHLQANFIQYPELEPPLLALIVSGGHTHLIKMETYGHYEILGKTRDDAAGEAFDKISRALGLGYPGGPFIDEQAQKGNPEAILFPRALMEEDHYDFSFSGLKSAVLNYLNSCRMKNIEVSIPDVAASFQKAVVDVLVKKTMACAKDQGLSQILLSGGVAANSLLRNSLQEACKLQGKTFYVPEMSLCTDNAAMIACAGYHDYCLGYRSGWDLNAKASIPIGERR; encoded by the coding sequence TTGCACCTGGCGAAGGATAAAAGGCTTATATACCCACCGAAAGGCTGGATAACCCTGGGGATTGAAACCAGTTGTGATGAAACGGCAGTAAGCCTTGTGCAGGATGGAAGAAAGGTGTTGTCCAATATGATTGCGTCACAGATTCCGGAACATCGGAAATTTGGAGGCGTTGTGCCGGAGGTAGCCTCCAGATATCATTTGGAATGTATTCACCAGGTAGTGGAAGAGGCTCTGACAAAATCAGGAAAAACGTTGAAGGATATTCATCAGATAGCCGTAACCTATGGCCCGGGATTAGTAGGGGCTTTGCTGGTAGGAGTAGCTTATGGGAAGGCGATGGCCTACGCTCTGGAAGTGCCTCTTAACGGAGTTCATCATATTGAAGGACATTTGCAGGCGAATTTTATACAATACCCGGAATTGGAACCACCCTTACTGGCTTTAATTGTATCTGGTGGTCATACACATCTTATCAAAATGGAAACATACGGTCACTATGAAATTCTTGGAAAAACAAGAGATGATGCGGCAGGTGAAGCCTTTGACAAAATTTCAAGAGCTCTAGGGTTAGGCTATCCCGGCGGACCGTTTATCGATGAACAAGCCCAAAAGGGGAATCCGGAGGCAATCCTATTTCCAAGGGCATTGATGGAAGAGGATCATTATGATTTTAGTTTTAGTGGATTGAAATCAGCTGTTTTAAATTACTTAAACAGTTGTCGGATGAAAAACATAGAAGTTTCGATACCGGATGTGGCGGCCAGTTTTCAAAAAGCCGTAGTGGATGTGCTGGTAAAGAAAACTATGGCTTGTGCGAAAGATCAAGGATTATCTCAGATTCTGTTGTCTGGTGGTGTGGCGGCCAACAGTCTTTTAAGAAACAGCTTGCAAGAAGCTTGCAAGCTGCAAGGAAAGACCTTTTATGTACCAGAGATGTCCCTTTGTACCGACAATGCGGCAATGATTGCCTGTGCAGGATACCATGATTACTGCCTAGGTTACCGCTCTGGATGGGATCTGAACGCAAAAGCCAGCATTCCTATAGGCGAAAGACGTTAA